The genomic segment AATTTTGTCTATTACTTCTTCCGGCTTTTCTTTAACAATAATTTTTACACCTGTAGTTAAAAGAATAGTTGTGTTAGGATGACACTCCATACTATCAATCAAATCAGGATTTAAAAATATTTCTTTATCGTTGAGTTTAGTTAATTTAACCACTATTTGATAGTTTTTTGCAGAAAACCTTATGATTTAATTCAAGGAATGAATGCTAAAAACGTATCCCCCTGTCAGTTTTGTCTACGACAAAACTAGGGGGAATAATATATTTTACTTTCATTCTCCGTAAGTATCACGAAGAATTAAGATTTTAACCCCCTATCTTTAATTATATCACTTTCAACCGAATTGTCAAGTGCTTGCCCTCGTTGACGATTTACTTCATAGAAAATTATAGATGCAGACATAGCGGCATTTAAAGAATTTATTTCTCCTGTTATTGGAATCTTTATTAAGAAATCACATCTCTCTTTTGTAAGCCGTCTCAACCCGCTGCCTTCGTTACCAATTACAATTGCTATTTTTCCTTCTATTTTTTTCTGAAAAACCGGTTCTCCCGACATATCGGCACCATAAACCCAAAAACCGCTTTTTTTGAGCGATTCTATCGCCTGAACAACATTAACAACCCGTACAATGGGTATATATTCAATAGCTCCCGCTGATGCTTTTGCCGTTCCGGTTGAAATTCCTGCAGAAGCCCTCTGCTGGGTAACTATAGCATCAACCCCAAAGCATACAGCAGAACGGATAATTGTACCAAGATTCTGAGGGTCTTCAATCTCGTCAAGTATACAAACTACCGCATCTTTTTTATCTCTGACAAAAGCAAGCAGTTGTTCAAATTGCCAGTATTCTTTCGGAGACACATACGCAACGACACCCTGATGGTTTCCCGAATACGCAATAAGTTTCTTACCGTCCACAAACTGTACCAGAATATTTTTTTTTCTTGCAAGTGCTATTATTTTTTCAACAATTTCACCTTCGTACTTTTTTGCGACTAAAACTTTCCTAAAATTTCTTTTACCCGCAGTCAATGCTTCAAGAACAGGATGACGACCAAAAATAATTTCAGTATTCATAGTTTTTTTATTTTGGGACCAGATTTTGTATCTTCCACCTCAAATCCCTCTCCTTTAATTTTTTCTCTCAATTCATCTGAAAGTTTCCAGTTCTTAGATTTTCTTGCCTCTTCACGCTGATTAGCAAGAAGTTTAACAATCTCCGGAATTTCAATTTTTCTTTCAACCAACAACCCGAAAACATTACAAAGTTCTAAAACCTTGCTTTTATATTCAAAAATAGACTCTTTAATTTCATTTTTGTCCGGTTGCTCAACCAAATCCTCATAAAAACCATTTAATTTTGTAACAAGCTCATGAATACAAGCCAATCCACCTGATGTATTAAAATCATCATCCATAGATTTAACAAATTCTTTATCAATCCCAGTATTTTCAAATACGATATTTTTAGTTATAGGCACTTCTTTTGTCTTCTCTATAATATTAAAAATATTTTCAATAGCACTTTTGGCCTGTTCAAGCTTATCTTGTGTAAAATCCAGAGGTTGTTTGTAATGTTGTGTCAGCAACATATACCGGACAACCATTGGGTCATATTTTTCAAAAATTTCCCTTAATGTAAAAAAATTGCCAAGTGATTTTGACATTTTTTCTTTATTTATGGTTACAAACCCATTATGTATCCAGTATTTTACAAACTGTTTTCCAAGTGCTGCTTCTGATTGCGCAATTTCATTTTCATGATGCGGGAAAATCAGGTCCTGCCCGCCACCGTGTATATCAAATGTTTCATGACCAAACTCATTTAGCGACATTACGGAACATTCAATATGCCAGCCTGGACGTCCTTTTCCCCAAGTACTGTCCCATGAGGGTTCATTCTCTTTTGCTTTTTTCCAAAGCGCAAAATCCAGCGGATCATTTTTTCTCTCATCTACTCCAACTCTTGCTCCACTCCTTAAATTCTCTATATCTCTTTTTGAAAGTTTCCCATAATCCTTAAATTTTCTTACTGAAAAATAAACATCACCATCTATGATATAGGCGTAACCATTATCAATTATTTTTTGGATAAATTTCTTTATATCTTCTATTTTTTCAGTTACTTTTGGATATGAATCAGCACGCAAAATATTAAGTTTATCCATCTGTTCAAAATATTCATTTATGTATTTTTCTGCCAAATCATTACTCGTTACCCCTAACTCATTACTTCTTTTTATTATCTTATCATCTATATCAGTGAAATTTTGGATGTATTTAACTTTATAACCTTTATATTTTAAATAACGGCGAATAACATCGAAAACAACATAACATCTGGCATGCCCCAAATGAACTTCATCATATGGCGTAACTCCACAAACATACATGTTGATATTTTTACCATTTTTATCAATAGGTATAAATTCTTCTTTTTTCCCGGATAGCGTATTATAAACTTTTAACATTTTTCAATCAAACATACAGCATAAGCACATATTGCTTTGCCTTTGCCTATATCCCCAATTCCTTCGTTTGTGGTCGCCTTTACACTTATATTTACATTTGCAACAATTTTCGATATTTTGTTTTTCATCTCTT from the Elusimicrobiota bacterium genome contains:
- the cysS gene encoding cysteine--tRNA ligase, with amino-acid sequence MLKVYNTLSGKKEEFIPIDKNGKNINMYVCGVTPYDEVHLGHARCYVVFDVIRRYLKYKGYKVKYIQNFTDIDDKIIKRSNELGVTSNDLAEKYINEYFEQMDKLNILRADSYPKVTEKIEDIKKFIQKIIDNGYAYIIDGDVYFSVRKFKDYGKLSKRDIENLRSGARVGVDERKNDPLDFALWKKAKENEPSWDSTWGKGRPGWHIECSVMSLNEFGHETFDIHGGGQDLIFPHHENEIAQSEAALGKQFVKYWIHNGFVTINKEKMSKSLGNFFTLREIFEKYDPMVVRYMLLTQHYKQPLDFTQDKLEQAKSAIENIFNIIEKTKEVPITKNIVFENTGIDKEFVKSMDDDFNTSGGLACIHELVTKLNGFYEDLVEQPDKNEIKESIFEYKSKVLELCNVFGLLVERKIEIPEIVKLLANQREEARKSKNWKLSDELREKIKGEGFEVEDTKSGPKIKKL
- the rlmB gene encoding 23S rRNA (guanosine(2251)-2'-O)-methyltransferase RlmB codes for the protein MNTEIIFGRHPVLEALTAGKRNFRKVLVAKKYEGEIVEKIIALARKKNILVQFVDGKKLIAYSGNHQGVVAYVSPKEYWQFEQLLAFVRDKKDAVVCILDEIEDPQNLGTIIRSAVCFGVDAIVTQQRASAGISTGTAKASAGAIEYIPIVRVVNVVQAIESLKKSGFWVYGADMSGEPVFQKKIEGKIAIVIGNEGSGLRRLTKERCDFLIKIPITGEINSLNAAMSASIIFYEVNRQRGQALDNSVESDIIKDRGLKS
- a CDS encoding flagellar FlbD family protein codes for the protein MVKLTKLNDKEIFLNPDLIDSMECHPNTTILLTTGVKIIVKEKPEEVIDKIVEFKKRIFSK